A single genomic interval of Antarcticibacterium arcticum harbors:
- the xerD gene encoding site-specific tyrosine recombinase XerD — translation MNWQQAQKDFEHFLLIERGLAKNSVQNYSLDISKLINHLSTNEIRVSPTKITGEILQHFIYEVAKILNARSQSRIISGLKSFFNYLIFEGYRDDNPMELIESPKTGRKLPDTLSLNEIDDLIAAVDLSTNEGERNRAIIETLYGCGLRVSEVIDLNISDLYFQEGFIKITGKGDKERFVPIGEITQNYITQYLENSRNRVSVKKLASDVVFLNRRGNKLTRAMIFTIVKNLALTANLNKNISPHTFRHSFATHLLENGADLRAIQQMLGHESITTTEIYMHVDKSHLREVIKDFHPRSNY, via the coding sequence ATGAACTGGCAACAAGCACAAAAGGATTTTGAGCATTTTTTACTGATAGAACGGGGCCTTGCAAAAAATTCGGTTCAAAACTATTCCTTAGATATTTCCAAACTTATTAACCATTTAAGCACAAATGAAATAAGGGTTTCTCCTACAAAAATTACAGGGGAGATCCTTCAGCATTTCATTTATGAGGTTGCCAAGATCCTGAATGCCCGGTCACAATCCAGAATTATTTCGGGACTTAAAAGCTTTTTTAATTACCTCATTTTTGAAGGGTACCGTGATGACAATCCTATGGAATTGATTGAATCACCCAAAACAGGGCGTAAATTGCCAGATACCCTTTCCCTTAATGAGATTGATGACTTGATTGCGGCCGTAGACTTAAGCACCAATGAAGGTGAAAGAAACCGTGCTATTATTGAAACTCTCTACGGCTGTGGCTTGCGGGTTTCAGAAGTAATTGATCTTAATATCTCTGATCTATACTTTCAGGAAGGTTTTATAAAAATCACCGGGAAAGGAGATAAGGAACGTTTCGTTCCTATTGGAGAAATCACCCAAAATTATATCACCCAATATCTGGAAAATTCAAGAAACAGGGTCTCTGTAAAAAAATTAGCTTCAGATGTTGTCTTTCTTAACCGAAGGGGAAATAAGCTTACCCGTGCCATGATCTTTACTATTGTAAAAAATTTGGCGCTCACGGCCAATCTTAATAAAAATATAAGTCCGCACACCTTCCGGCATTCCTTTGCAACCCACCTCCTTGAGAATGGGGCCGATCTAAGGGCGATCCAACAAATGCTGGGTCATGAGAGCATCACCACCACAGAGATCTATATGCACGTGGATAAAAGTCATTTGAGAGAGGTGATTAAAGATTTCCACCCGCGAAGCAATTACTAA
- a CDS encoding porin family protein: protein MKNHLLIVIISLMSLGGAQAQEYFNFGVKGGVNFATLTGDDADELDAKMKTGFHLGVLAEIMISDKFGIQPEVLYSSQGAKSDVAMFEEFGGNVDVDIKLDYIAVPVMLKYFVAPGFSLEAGPQFSFLSKSEIEAEFGGETETEDIKDDTESFDLGAAFGVGYGLPQGFLVQARYVMGFSDVYTDSDARNSVIQLSVGWKF, encoded by the coding sequence ATGAAAAATCATTTACTTATTGTAATTATTTCTCTTATGTCTTTAGGGGGAGCCCAGGCTCAGGAGTATTTTAATTTTGGGGTCAAGGGAGGTGTGAATTTTGCTACACTTACAGGGGATGATGCAGATGAGCTGGATGCGAAAATGAAAACAGGTTTTCATTTGGGAGTATTAGCTGAAATAATGATCTCCGATAAATTCGGAATTCAACCGGAGGTGCTCTATTCTTCCCAGGGAGCAAAGTCTGATGTCGCAATGTTTGAGGAATTTGGAGGAAATGTGGACGTAGATATTAAACTGGACTACATTGCCGTACCGGTAATGTTGAAGTATTTTGTTGCACCAGGCTTCAGCCTTGAAGCGGGACCACAGTTCTCCTTTTTATCAAAATCTGAAATCGAGGCTGAATTTGGAGGTGAAACAGAAACTGAGGATATCAAAGATGACACCGAGTCTTTTGACCTTGGGGCAGCCTTTGGGGTTGGCTATGGATTACCACAGGGATTTCTTGTACAGGCCAGGTATGTTATGGGCTTCTCTGATGTTTATACAGATTCTGATGCCAGAAACAGCGTGATACAGCTTTCGGTAGGTTGGAAATTTTAA
- a CDS encoding porin family protein: MKKSFLAIAIGLFGFTATMNAQESVMFGAKGGANFATFAGDGVNAWNDPSGRTSFHLGMLAEIPLSERFSIQPEVLYSGQGYDISNRNNADDIEYQLDYINVPVIAKVYVFDGFALEAGPQVGFLVKSEVDYKPSTVNEGDISLNEDQFNTVDFSVALGASYKFRGGFFLSGRYNIGLSDIYDDSFANNIFSGADAKHSVIQAGVGFMF; this comes from the coding sequence ATGAAAAAGTCATTTTTAGCAATAGCGATTGGATTATTTGGATTTACAGCTACTATGAACGCTCAGGAATCTGTTATGTTTGGAGCGAAAGGTGGGGCTAACTTTGCAACCTTTGCGGGAGACGGGGTGAATGCCTGGAATGACCCTTCAGGAAGAACTTCCTTCCACCTGGGTATGTTGGCAGAAATTCCATTATCGGAGCGTTTCTCAATTCAGCCGGAGGTTTTATATTCAGGACAGGGATATGATATTTCCAACAGGAACAATGCCGATGATATAGAATATCAATTGGATTATATAAATGTACCGGTAATTGCAAAGGTGTATGTTTTTGATGGGTTTGCTCTTGAAGCAGGGCCGCAGGTTGGATTTTTGGTAAAAAGTGAAGTAGATTACAAACCTTCCACCGTTAATGAAGGAGATATTTCATTAAATGAGGACCAGTTCAATACTGTAGATTTTAGTGTTGCTTTAGGTGCTTCCTATAAGTTTAGAGGTGGATTTTTTCTAAGCGGACGTTATAATATTGGTCTAAGTGATATTTATGATGACAGTTTCGCGAACAACATCTTCTCTGGTGCAGATGCTAAACACTCTGTAATCCAGGCCGGTGTAGGATTTATGTTTTAA
- a CDS encoding porin family protein: MKKKILFSLLSFFFLQESFAQFTFGAKAGVNLANIEVQEFNSQNRTGFHAGFLAEITFGKRLYFSTEVLYSSQGFKDVENSTENESSREFATELGYLQSPFLLKYRIIEGLNIQAGPQMGLLISAITRGPDSKQDDKYLYSDFDYGMTFGLGYKFYQGLFVQGRYNWGLGTIYEKDKLPQAGNEENARNRVIQFSIGYMF, from the coding sequence ATGAAGAAGAAAATATTATTTTCACTGCTATCGTTTTTCTTTTTACAAGAGTCCTTTGCACAATTTACTTTTGGAGCTAAGGCAGGGGTAAACCTGGCAAATATTGAGGTGCAGGAATTTAATTCTCAAAATCGTACCGGTTTTCACGCAGGGTTTTTGGCAGAGATAACCTTTGGGAAACGCTTATACTTTTCTACGGAAGTTTTATATTCATCTCAGGGATTTAAAGATGTAGAGAATTCTACAGAAAATGAATCTTCCAGGGAATTCGCTACAGAATTGGGTTATTTACAGTCTCCTTTCCTTTTAAAATACAGGATCATAGAAGGTTTGAATATTCAGGCGGGGCCACAAATGGGGTTATTGATTTCGGCGATCACGAGAGGACCGGATTCAAAACAGGATGACAAATATCTCTATTCAGATTTTGATTACGGGATGACTTTTGGACTTGGTTATAAATTTTATCAGGGATTATTTGTTCAGGGAAGATACAATTGGGGATTAGGTACTATATATGAAAAGGATAAGCTACCACAAGCCGGTAATGAAGAAAATGCCAGAAACAGGGTGATTCAGTTTTCAATAGGGTATATGTTTTGA